In the Corynebacterium gerontici genome, one interval contains:
- a CDS encoding WhiB family transcriptional regulator: MASTTILPGPYTVQWDWRLEGACRDVPSDTFYHPEGERGRARANRERQAKEICAQCPVLVECRNHALNAGEIYGIWGGMTEGERQRYLRTVRM, encoded by the coding sequence ATGGCAAGCACCACCATTCTTCCTGGACCATACACGGTGCAATGGGATTGGCGGCTCGAAGGAGCCTGCCGAGACGTACCTTCCGATACTTTCTATCACCCCGAAGGGGAACGTGGACGGGCACGCGCCAATCGGGAACGCCAGGCCAAAGAAATATGTGCGCAATGTCCCGTGCTTGTTGAATGCCGCAACCACGCGCTGAACGCGGGTGAGATCTACGGCATTTGGGGTGGCATGACTGAAGGTGAACGCCAGCGCTACCTCAGAACTGTCCGCATGTAG